One window of the Rufibacter radiotolerans genome contains the following:
- a CDS encoding SGNH/GDSL hydrolase family protein yields MKQSNLLVPLMGVLLLIYFAVEGGQVTHANVVTKTVAPAATEWHDAQELGVRGLGWPELEKTYTRLPAKAKGQVTDEVWKLGQHSAGAHVQFTSTSKSIKVRWSVRGNNTLNHMAATGVKGVDLYARGPKGWQWVGAGKPTGKKNEAEIVANMAAGQREFLLYLPLYDGVDSVAIGIESGASISGVAKPARKPIVIYGTSITQGACASRAGMAYPAIIGRQLNRETINLGFSGNGKMDQEMATLLTDLDPSLYVLDCLPNMKPEEVLPRTLEVVLLLRASRPDTPILLLENINYAHTWIDLHVSDLVQKKNHNLRQAYAQLKAQGVKQLYYRNNKGLVNTDGEGTVDGVHLTDLGFSQLAGALVKDIKTIDKKSRLP; encoded by the coding sequence ATGAAGCAATCCAATCTTTTGGTGCCCTTAATGGGCGTGCTGTTGCTAATCTACTTTGCTGTGGAAGGTGGGCAGGTTACCCATGCCAATGTAGTGACGAAAACAGTAGCCCCCGCCGCTACCGAATGGCATGACGCGCAGGAACTGGGAGTGAGAGGGTTAGGGTGGCCCGAACTGGAGAAAACCTACACCCGTTTGCCGGCCAAAGCAAAAGGCCAGGTGACAGACGAGGTCTGGAAACTGGGGCAGCACTCCGCCGGGGCGCACGTGCAGTTTACAAGTACCTCTAAAAGTATTAAGGTGAGGTGGAGCGTGCGGGGCAACAATACCCTTAACCACATGGCGGCTACCGGCGTGAAAGGGGTAGACCTATACGCCCGCGGCCCCAAAGGCTGGCAGTGGGTAGGGGCAGGAAAACCAACCGGTAAGAAAAACGAAGCCGAAATTGTGGCCAACATGGCGGCCGGGCAACGGGAGTTCCTGCTCTACCTGCCTTTGTATGACGGGGTAGATTCCGTAGCCATTGGCATTGAGAGCGGCGCTTCCATTTCAGGCGTAGCCAAACCGGCCCGAAAACCAATTGTCATCTATGGTACCTCCATCACGCAGGGGGCCTGCGCTTCCCGCGCCGGTATGGCGTATCCGGCCATTATAGGGCGGCAGTTGAACCGGGAGACCATCAATCTGGGCTTTTCGGGCAACGGCAAGATGGACCAGGAAATGGCGACGCTTCTCACCGATCTTGACCCCAGCCTATACGTGCTGGATTGCCTGCCCAACATGAAGCCCGAAGAGGTGCTGCCCAGAACGCTGGAGGTAGTGCTGCTGCTGCGGGCCAGCCGGCCAGATACGCCTATCCTGTTGCTGGAGAACATCAACTATGCCCATACCTGGATTGACCTGCACGTCTCTGATCTGGTGCAGAAAAAGAACCACAACCTGCGGCAAGCCTATGCGCAATTAAAAGCCCAAGGAGTGAAACAGCTTTACTACCGCAACAATAAAGGCTTGGTTAATACAGACGGCGAAGGCACTGTAGACGGGGTGCACCTTACAGACCTTGGCTTTTCCCAGTTGGCCGGTGCCCTGGTAAAGGACATTAAAACCATTGATAAAAAGTCACGGCTCCCTTAA
- a CDS encoding DUF5018 domain-containing protein, with the protein MKKIYNTKWQGIFAVLLFLVVSACSVDELSRNYEAVKVVGVKVNNDLYTPQYAGNVVQIALPNGRDLSNVKLQLLVANGEAQNFENNEKYDARKPIKLSLKGANGEQTEVILKVQSPPALSSFIIEGVNVEKKDIYFGASSLIVQVPKGTNLKQLKVTMEFVNGTLQEFTNGVAADYTDKKTFKIKGVDDETIYPYDLIITTEQVGPASVRSMQINGLPTDSVVVVGGTTLVPYVTGLSDFTNSTVMLETGFGNRVDPAFTGQNLNLLAGNVKVKITGTDGIVKEFTIGRPQLSLLPVFSKDYASFGYGANDLNSVGFSGNYLVVPNYSAVAPTVVGPNYYDFTGQQVGVLNKTGVVIAHSLRKLATDTKGAILVVPLGLTDAEQTIYKWDNVTAAPVPYIKYSRASLGVDYTPRSAGINISGSLDGNAIITVGMAQKTDVFVWTVTGGVLNPTPTRYNFPFTGNGFYWSVEPMPIGTAGYVGAATGTNFNGIISLNSTMAELHKQTGITATDARVLAHKGRTYLAYTAYSSGKGAYFRVCDITDGQVASFQNPIMNLLMPSTAANANNTMDADMAVVNGKLHAAFVCTNIGMRLYKLEK; encoded by the coding sequence ATGAAAAAGATTTATAATACTAAGTGGCAGGGGATTTTTGCAGTCCTGCTGTTTTTGGTAGTAAGCGCCTGTAGCGTAGATGAATTGTCCAGAAACTACGAGGCCGTGAAAGTAGTGGGGGTAAAGGTGAACAATGACCTGTACACCCCGCAATACGCCGGCAACGTGGTGCAGATTGCGCTACCCAACGGGCGTGACCTGTCAAACGTGAAACTACAGCTTTTGGTAGCCAACGGAGAGGCCCAGAATTTTGAGAACAATGAGAAATATGACGCCAGGAAACCTATCAAGCTAAGCTTGAAAGGAGCCAACGGAGAGCAGACCGAAGTGATTCTTAAGGTGCAGTCACCGCCTGCGCTATCTTCCTTCATCATTGAAGGGGTGAACGTGGAGAAGAAAGACATTTACTTTGGGGCTAGCTCTCTCATTGTGCAGGTGCCCAAAGGAACCAACCTGAAGCAATTGAAGGTGACCATGGAATTTGTCAATGGCACCCTGCAGGAGTTTACTAATGGGGTTGCTGCTGACTATACTGATAAAAAGACCTTCAAGATCAAAGGGGTAGATGATGAAACCATTTACCCATATGACCTGATCATCACTACCGAGCAGGTAGGGCCGGCCTCAGTGCGGTCCATGCAGATCAACGGTCTTCCCACAGATTCAGTGGTAGTAGTGGGTGGTACAACCCTGGTACCGTACGTAACCGGGTTGAGCGACTTTACAAATTCAACCGTTATGCTGGAAACTGGTTTCGGGAACCGGGTAGACCCTGCCTTCACTGGCCAGAATCTGAACCTGCTGGCAGGCAACGTGAAAGTGAAAATCACGGGTACAGACGGTATTGTCAAAGAATTCACCATCGGCCGTCCGCAGTTGTCTTTATTGCCTGTTTTCTCAAAAGACTACGCCAGCTTTGGCTATGGGGCCAATGACCTGAACAGCGTAGGCTTCAGTGGGAATTACCTGGTGGTGCCTAACTATTCTGCCGTAGCGCCTACCGTAGTAGGACCAAATTATTATGACTTCACCGGCCAGCAGGTAGGTGTTCTGAACAAGACAGGGGTAGTGATTGCCCATAGCCTTCGCAAGCTGGCTACAGATACTAAAGGCGCCATTCTGGTAGTGCCTCTGGGCCTGACAGACGCAGAGCAGACCATTTACAAATGGGATAACGTCACCGCGGCGCCAGTGCCTTACATCAAATACTCCAGAGCATCGTTAGGGGTAGATTACACGCCTCGTTCGGCTGGTATCAATATCTCTGGTAGCCTAGACGGCAATGCCATTATCACCGTAGGCATGGCCCAGAAAACAGATGTCTTTGTCTGGACGGTAACCGGCGGGGTGTTGAACCCAACCCCAACGCGGTATAACTTCCCGTTCACCGGAAATGGTTTTTACTGGAGTGTAGAGCCAATGCCAATAGGAACTGCCGGTTACGTTGGCGCTGCCACCGGAACTAACTTCAACGGAATTATTTCCCTGAACAGTACCATGGCGGAACTGCACAAGCAAACGGGAATCACCGCCACCGACGCCCGCGTTCTGGCGCACAAAGGCCGTACCTATTTAGCCTATACCGCCTATTCCTCTGGTAAAGGGGCGTACTTTAGGGTATGTGATATCACAGATGGACAAGTGGCTTCGTTCCAGAACCCGATCATGAATCTCCTGATGCCTTCTACCGCCGCCAATGCCAACAACACCATGGACGCAGATATGGCAGTGGTAAACGGGAAATTGCATGCCGCTTTTGTGTGTACCAATATTGGAATGCGCCTTTATAAGCTTGAGAAGTAA
- a CDS encoding glycoside hydrolase family 10 protein, with amino-acid sequence MKNNLTTFLCLFLLFFSVGSCSGKEEKVDPVTPVVKERFSGVWITNVASTALDSRANIQQAVSVCEQSGINNIFVVVWNRGRTLYPSQIMEAQFGVKIADKFAGRDPLAEMIEEAHKKNIKVHAWFEYGFAAANNENGGLILQTKPEWAAKDANGALLKKNGFEWMNAFKPEVQDFMISLVLEVVRNYNVDGVQGDDRLPALPSTGGYDDYTVNLYKSQHSGAAPPSNYKEATWVNWRANLLTEFLGRMYKAVKAVKPNVIVSTAPSIHPWAKDEYLQDWPAWLDKGYTDMVLPQHYRYDFAAYQAVLKQQLDYLKPQHRSKFFPGLLIQNADYNPSPEFLKQMVDENRRQGIYGESFWFFEGVKKFPQFFETYKK; translated from the coding sequence ATGAAAAATAACCTCACCACGTTCCTTTGCCTTTTCCTGTTGTTCTTCTCCGTAGGGAGTTGCTCTGGCAAGGAAGAGAAAGTTGACCCAGTAACCCCTGTCGTGAAAGAGCGATTTTCCGGCGTCTGGATCACCAACGTAGCCAGTACCGCCTTAGACTCCCGGGCCAATATTCAGCAGGCCGTAAGCGTGTGCGAGCAGTCTGGCATCAACAACATCTTTGTGGTGGTTTGGAACCGGGGGCGTACCCTGTACCCCAGCCAGATCATGGAGGCCCAGTTTGGGGTAAAAATTGCCGATAAATTCGCGGGCCGTGATCCCCTGGCTGAGATGATAGAGGAAGCCCATAAGAAGAACATTAAGGTGCATGCCTGGTTTGAGTACGGCTTTGCCGCCGCCAACAATGAAAACGGAGGCCTTATTCTGCAGACCAAGCCCGAGTGGGCCGCCAAAGATGCCAACGGAGCCTTGCTCAAAAAGAACGGCTTTGAGTGGATGAATGCCTTCAAACCCGAGGTGCAGGACTTCATGATTTCCTTGGTGCTGGAGGTGGTAAGAAACTACAACGTGGACGGCGTGCAGGGAGATGACCGCTTGCCGGCCCTGCCTTCCACCGGCGGGTATGATGACTACACCGTGAACCTGTATAAAAGCCAGCACAGCGGTGCCGCTCCCCCGTCTAACTACAAAGAAGCTACCTGGGTAAACTGGCGGGCCAACCTGCTCACAGAGTTTTTAGGCAGAATGTACAAGGCGGTAAAAGCGGTGAAACCAAACGTGATAGTCTCTACCGCGCCTAGTATTCACCCCTGGGCAAAGGACGAGTACCTGCAAGACTGGCCCGCCTGGTTAGACAAAGGATACACAGACATGGTGCTGCCCCAACATTACCGCTATGATTTCGCCGCGTATCAGGCCGTGCTGAAGCAGCAGCTAGATTACCTCAAGCCACAGCACAGGTCTAAGTTCTTTCCGGGGCTGCTGATCCAGAATGCAGATTACAACCCTTCGCCTGAGTTCCTGAAGCAAATGGTAGATGAAAACCGCCGCCAAGGGATTTACGGTGAAAGCTTCTGGTTCTTTGAGGGAGTTAAAAAGTTTCCGCAGTTTTTTGAGACCTATAAGAAGTAA
- a CDS encoding family 10 glycosylhydrolase, producing MKKIGVLICLLLILVLLANVQAQELRGTWMARSSFTSKARIAAQMDSLAAANFNVVYVNVWSRGYPLWQSEVFQKHTGILIDPAYAGRDILAEAIAEGRRVGLHVEAWFEYGFVGGYAPAGTTSKGPIFEAHPQWIARTQAGEEKDASNFYWMVQSNPEVHQFLISLSTEIARKYDVDGIEMDRIRYSSKEYGYDPFTVNLYKSEHSGAAPPVDVNDTSWMRWRADKLNQFVALLYDSLKAVNPQVNVSSAPSQMGSSTYTAYEGLLQDWKWWITNNKVDNLQMQSYSSSISTYQNWLTYTKNAVSNYERIYPSFAVNPGSTNLTGPQVVDYLNVNTSLGFKGAALWFYDDLVGKFNYLRQTRFATPAHPPYALADWREQKAITTVNNAQDAVRTGSWAASSMEGYSGKSIYGGLDGPAAIDYFVTVPANAYYEVYVYNVPASNRTTAAAYQVFDYRNSSVVKTLNQTTPALAGWNKLGDFYLTAGRKKLITLTTENVEAGKLVSADAVMIIRNRRLDNAPVPPLLSAALENINPRKGEVRIYPNPTSGAFRLVLPEESREVESVRLLDATGKLVLELEPLATPFTYSLKGVRPGLYSLQVRQGRLLYRQKIVVL from the coding sequence ATGAAAAAAATTGGAGTTTTGATCTGTCTTCTATTGATCCTGGTACTGCTGGCCAACGTGCAGGCGCAGGAATTGCGGGGAACCTGGATGGCCCGTTCCTCATTCACCAGCAAAGCCAGAATAGCCGCGCAGATGGACAGCCTGGCCGCTGCCAACTTCAACGTGGTGTATGTGAACGTCTGGAGCCGCGGCTACCCGTTGTGGCAGAGCGAGGTATTCCAGAAGCACACCGGCATTCTCATTGACCCCGCCTACGCCGGGCGTGATATTCTGGCAGAGGCCATTGCCGAGGGGCGCCGCGTAGGCCTGCACGTGGAAGCCTGGTTTGAGTACGGGTTTGTGGGCGGCTATGCGCCCGCCGGTACTACGTCCAAAGGTCCCATCTTTGAGGCGCACCCCCAATGGATAGCCCGCACCCAGGCCGGGGAGGAGAAGGACGCAAGCAATTTCTACTGGATGGTACAGAGTAACCCAGAGGTGCACCAGTTCCTCATCAGTCTGTCTACAGAAATAGCGCGCAAGTATGACGTAGACGGCATTGAGATGGACCGTATCCGGTACTCCAGCAAAGAATACGGGTATGATCCCTTTACCGTGAACCTCTACAAAAGCGAGCACAGCGGCGCGGCCCCTCCTGTTGATGTGAATGATACTTCCTGGATGCGCTGGCGCGCCGATAAGCTGAACCAGTTTGTGGCCCTGCTCTATGACAGCCTGAAAGCGGTGAACCCGCAGGTGAATGTTTCCAGCGCGCCCAGCCAGATGGGGTCTTCTACCTACACGGCCTATGAGGGCCTGCTGCAGGACTGGAAATGGTGGATCACCAACAACAAGGTAGATAACCTGCAAATGCAAAGCTACTCCTCCAGCATCTCTACCTACCAGAACTGGCTAACCTACACCAAAAACGCGGTGAGCAACTATGAGCGCATTTATCCCTCGTTTGCGGTAAACCCGGGTTCTACCAACCTTACCGGACCACAGGTGGTGGATTACCTGAACGTGAATACGTCCCTAGGCTTTAAAGGAGCGGCACTTTGGTTTTATGACGACCTGGTAGGCAAGTTCAATTACCTGCGGCAGACCCGTTTTGCCACGCCGGCGCACCCACCTTACGCCCTTGCGGACTGGCGCGAGCAAAAGGCCATTACCACCGTGAACAATGCCCAGGATGCGGTACGGACCGGTTCCTGGGCCGCCAGCAGCATGGAGGGGTACAGCGGGAAAAGCATCTACGGCGGGCTGGACGGCCCTGCGGCCATTGACTATTTTGTGACAGTGCCGGCCAACGCCTACTATGAGGTCTATGTCTACAACGTGCCGGCCTCCAATAGAACCACCGCCGCCGCGTACCAGGTGTTTGATTACCGCAACAGCTCCGTGGTGAAAACCCTGAACCAGACCACGCCCGCCCTGGCCGGCTGGAACAAATTGGGCGATTTCTACCTGACCGCTGGCCGGAAAAAACTTATCACGCTGACCACGGAGAACGTGGAGGCGGGCAAGCTGGTCAGTGCCGATGCGGTGATGATCATCCGGAACCGCCGGTTAGACAACGCCCCTGTTCCTCCTCTCTTAAGTGCTGCGCTTGAAAATATAAACCCAAGGAAAGGGGAAGTCAGGATATACCCTAATCCCACCTCTGGTGCTTTCCGGTTGGTGCTGCCTGAGGAGAGCAGGGAAGTGGAGAGCGTAAGGCTGCTTGACGCAACGGGAAAGCTGGTGCTGGAACTGGAGCCATTGGCCACGCCCTTCACTTATTCTCTCAAAGGAGTCAGGCCGGGCCTTTATTCCTTACAAGTGCGGCAAGGCCGATTACTATACAGGCAAAAAATAGTAGTGCTTTAA
- a CDS encoding SGNH/GDSL hydrolase family protein: MKSASFLSVLFFLWLGLLIPALGQKPDTPALWEKEIRAFEKSDSLRMPAPGGIVFTGSSSIRGWRTLPGDFPEYPIILRGFGGSRIGDATYYFGRIVKKYAPKQVFLYSGDNDIASGKTAEMTYAQFKAFAKKMKEELPHAELVYLSIKPSLSRWDMYPVMQEANKKIKRYAFWHRNLKFVDVGTPMLGPDGKPRPELFIGDGLHMTPAGYVLWGQLVKPHLRK; encoded by the coding sequence ATGAAATCAGCCTCCTTTCTTTCGGTTCTGTTCTTTTTATGGCTAGGCCTTTTGATTCCTGCCCTGGGCCAGAAACCAGATACGCCCGCTCTTTGGGAAAAAGAAATAAGGGCTTTTGAAAAGAGTGACAGCCTGCGCATGCCCGCCCCCGGCGGAATTGTGTTCACCGGAAGTTCCTCTATCAGGGGCTGGCGCACCTTGCCCGGTGATTTTCCGGAATACCCTATTATTCTGCGTGGGTTTGGCGGGTCCAGAATAGGCGACGCTACCTATTACTTTGGCCGCATTGTGAAAAAATATGCCCCAAAGCAGGTATTCCTGTACTCCGGGGACAATGACATTGCCAGCGGCAAAACCGCTGAGATGACCTATGCCCAGTTCAAAGCCTTCGCGAAGAAAATGAAGGAAGAATTGCCCCACGCTGAGCTGGTGTACCTGTCTATTAAGCCCAGCCTGTCGCGCTGGGACATGTACCCTGTCATGCAGGAAGCCAACAAAAAGATAAAGCGGTACGCCTTCTGGCACCGGAACTTGAAGTTTGTGGATGTGGGCACCCCCATGCTGGGCCCCGACGGAAAACCCCGGCCCGAGCTTTTCATTGGCGACGGATTGCACATGACGCCTGCCGGCTACGTGCTATGGGGGCAGCTAGTGAAGCCTCACCTCAGGAAATAA
- a CDS encoding RagB/SusD family nutrient uptake outer membrane protein encodes MKMKYTFKKLFRAKVLLCALGLVALSGCDDFLEREPQSDYLSSNFYNNEGAIKQGANGVYQRLKMNHGSTSNIPFSILWDMYTPFGIERADNSSIGVGNIDLRTNFTQELLWSTLYTSIARANTVLDGAAPYQSELNDNAKRYLAEVKVLRAHFYIQLVSLFGDVPYFPNSVTTEQLTGVNRTPWNEVVDAVIADLDDASANLPWTATEWGRVDKSVALGLKARIALYAGSWHKFGYGMSGVKNPAQAEKYFRISAAAAKRVMDESGRGLATNYNDLFTRTGQMKADAKRENLFFMMFSDFGDKNSHYMSLGEQVRMIGQSGRFPTQQLVDTYEMANGKRIDEPGSGYNPKTPFASRDPRLKYTIYTHHDTIIGNTGSNKLKFLMEVYKPQTKSWDEAGNLKMIDNKDYSGAVAPFGYVQSGVGFAWRKYNHFDDESSALPTYNIIIMRYAEILLTYAEAKIEVGEMDATVVNAIDQVRARVGMPSILQADPGRAGNQDKMRQIVRRERKVELAKESLYLFDMRRWRIGALQNAEPTYGYPLATGVNAAQGVYPDGYDQATADMVPSYGAPGSERDLNDIASYQAFASKLRVRDRSRQWDDKFYLWPIPQTERNKAPWLTQNDGYGQ; translated from the coding sequence ATGAAAATGAAGTATACTTTCAAAAAACTGTTTAGGGCAAAGGTGCTCCTTTGTGCCCTGGGACTAGTGGCCCTTTCTGGCTGTGATGATTTTCTGGAGCGTGAGCCCCAAAGCGACTACCTGTCTTCTAACTTCTATAACAATGAAGGCGCCATCAAGCAAGGGGCCAACGGGGTGTACCAGCGGTTGAAAATGAACCATGGTAGCACTAGCAATATTCCCTTCTCCATCTTATGGGACATGTACACCCCCTTCGGGATTGAGCGGGCAGACAACAGTTCTATTGGGGTAGGCAACATTGACCTGAGAACCAATTTCACCCAGGAACTGCTTTGGTCCACCCTTTATACCTCCATTGCCCGGGCAAACACGGTGCTGGACGGCGCGGCTCCCTACCAAAGCGAGTTGAATGACAACGCCAAGCGGTACCTGGCGGAAGTAAAAGTCCTAAGAGCCCATTTCTACATACAGTTGGTTTCCCTGTTCGGGGATGTCCCTTACTTCCCTAACTCCGTTACCACTGAGCAATTAACGGGGGTGAACCGCACGCCCTGGAATGAAGTGGTAGACGCCGTTATCGCAGATCTGGATGACGCCTCCGCTAACCTCCCCTGGACGGCCACCGAATGGGGCCGGGTAGATAAATCTGTGGCGCTGGGTCTTAAGGCCCGCATTGCCCTATACGCCGGTTCATGGCATAAATTCGGGTACGGAATGAGTGGGGTAAAAAATCCTGCCCAAGCCGAGAAGTACTTCAGAATTTCAGCGGCCGCTGCTAAGAGAGTAATGGATGAGAGTGGCCGTGGCTTGGCGACCAATTACAATGACCTGTTCACCCGCACGGGGCAAATGAAGGCAGACGCCAAACGCGAGAACCTGTTCTTTATGATGTTCTCAGATTTTGGCGACAAGAACTCGCATTACATGTCTTTGGGTGAGCAAGTGCGCATGATTGGGCAGAGTGGCCGTTTCCCTACCCAGCAGCTGGTAGATACCTATGAGATGGCCAACGGGAAACGCATTGATGAGCCTGGCTCTGGCTATAACCCCAAAACCCCCTTTGCAAGCCGAGATCCCCGTCTCAAGTATACTATCTATACCCACCATGATACCATTATAGGCAACACCGGAAGCAACAAGCTTAAATTCTTGATGGAAGTATACAAGCCCCAGACCAAGTCATGGGATGAGGCCGGTAACCTGAAAATGATTGACAACAAAGATTATTCCGGAGCGGTGGCCCCATTTGGCTATGTGCAAAGCGGGGTAGGGTTTGCCTGGAGAAAGTATAACCACTTTGATGATGAAAGCAGCGCGCTGCCTACATACAACATCATTATTATGCGCTACGCGGAGATTCTGCTCACGTACGCCGAGGCTAAAATTGAGGTAGGTGAAATGGACGCGACGGTGGTAAATGCCATTGACCAGGTGAGAGCCCGGGTAGGTATGCCAAGCATCCTGCAAGCAGACCCAGGTCGTGCCGGTAACCAGGACAAGATGCGCCAGATTGTGCGCCGTGAAAGAAAAGTGGAACTGGCTAAAGAGTCGCTTTACCTGTTTGACATGCGCCGGTGGAGAATTGGGGCCCTGCAGAATGCTGAGCCTACTTACGGGTATCCATTGGCAACTGGCGTGAATGCCGCGCAGGGAGTTTACCCAGACGGTTATGACCAGGCTACGGCAGACATGGTGCCTTCTTATGGCGCGCCCGGCTCAGAGAGAGACTTGAATGACATTGCCAGTTACCAGGCATTTGCCAGCAAGCTCAGGGTCCGTGACCGCAGCCGCCAATGGGATGATAAGTTCTATTTATGGCCCATTCCGCAGACCGAGCGCAACAAGGCGCCTTGGCTCACCCAGAATGACGGTTACGGCCAGTAA